One genomic segment of Catalinimonas alkaloidigena includes these proteins:
- a CDS encoding M48 family metallopeptidase codes for MQASTLLILIIAIVVLNFVLEQVLDALNRKNKKHTLPEELKGIYDEEKYRRSLAYQRANDRFHTLTTSFSFILSVILLATGFFGWVDIQLQPYIADPLWRALAYFGILFLASDIINLPFQLYGTFVIEEKFGFNKMNLKTFWQDKLKGYLLTIILGGLLAGVFLYLVMNIGRDFWWYFWVIAAGIMALLNMFYTSIFVPMFNKLKPLEEGDLREAIEAYGRKVDFPIKNVYVIDGSKRSSKSNAFFSGMGKQKKVVLYDTLIENHSVKELVAVIAHEVGHYKRKHILSGMLLSVLQIGFTLFVLSLLIFNEQLSYALGGNELAIHLNLIAFGILFSPISTITGLLMNIWSRKNEYEADAYATNTFEGSALATALKKLSVHNMSNLLPHPWYVFFYYSHPPLLARLKAITRLSVVKS; via the coding sequence ATGCAAGCTTCTACCTTACTCATCCTTATTATCGCGATAGTTGTGCTCAACTTTGTGTTGGAGCAAGTACTGGATGCACTGAATCGCAAAAACAAAAAACATACGCTGCCCGAAGAGCTCAAGGGAATTTATGATGAAGAGAAATATCGTCGATCTTTAGCCTATCAGCGGGCAAATGATCGTTTTCATACCCTTACTACTTCATTTAGTTTTATCCTTTCAGTTATTCTTTTAGCTACTGGCTTTTTTGGCTGGGTGGATATCCAGCTACAGCCCTATATAGCAGATCCTCTCTGGAGAGCCCTGGCATATTTCGGTATCTTATTTCTGGCATCTGACATCATCAACCTTCCTTTTCAGCTGTACGGGACTTTTGTCATTGAGGAAAAGTTTGGCTTCAATAAGATGAATCTCAAAACTTTCTGGCAGGATAAGCTGAAAGGCTATCTGCTTACCATAATATTAGGAGGTCTACTGGCAGGAGTGTTTCTTTATTTGGTAATGAATATCGGAAGAGACTTTTGGTGGTATTTCTGGGTGATAGCCGCTGGCATTATGGCGCTGCTCAATATGTTTTATACCAGCATTTTTGTCCCCATGTTCAATAAGCTAAAACCACTGGAAGAAGGAGATTTGAGAGAAGCGATTGAAGCCTATGGACGCAAAGTAGACTTTCCCATTAAAAACGTATATGTGATAGATGGCTCCAAGCGTTCTTCCAAGTCCAATGCCTTCTTTTCAGGAATGGGTAAGCAGAAGAAGGTCGTTCTCTATGATACTTTGATTGAAAATCACAGCGTAAAAGAGTTAGTGGCTGTTATAGCACATGAAGTAGGGCATTATAAGAGAAAGCACATTTTATCTGGTATGCTACTTTCTGTGTTGCAGATTGGTTTTACGCTCTTCGTATTATCCTTACTTATTTTTAATGAACAGCTTTCTTATGCTTTGGGGGGTAACGAGTTAGCAATTCACCTGAACTTAATTGCTTTTGGCATACTCTTTTCGCCCATCAGTACTATTACAGGGCTGTTGATGAATATATGGAGCAGGAAAAATGAATATGAAGCAGACGCTTATGCTACCAATACTTTTGAAGGGAGCGCTTTGGCTACTGCCCTTAAGAAACTATCCGTACACAATATGAGTAATCTGCTGCCCCATCCCTGGTATGTATTTTTTTATTACTCACATCCTCCTTTACTAGCCCGTTTGAAGGCCATTACACGCTTGTCAGTAGTAAAATCTTAA
- a CDS encoding type IX secretion system membrane protein PorP/SprF: MQKTVTKLLIAVSFILISVSNIYAQDPQFSQFYAAPLYINPAFAGSTELSRLGLNFRSQWPSLQANFTTASLYFDHFFEDYNSGVGVILNADREGLAGLQSIDLGLQYAYQLRITRELTFRPGVEVAFYNRDVNFDRLVFGDQLDENGLISDVSAEQFNTGTSKFFVDLTLGGLIFSENFYFGYAAHHINTPNQSLVEEESRLQMKSTFHGGYRFLLPAGFRKYGFNDKGLERSLTPAFQYKRQGNFDQLDLGMYLTYEPVVFGLWYRGLPVRQLEDFPNNESIIALVGLMVGDLNIGYSFDYTVSGLGIQSGGAHEISLVYHFSLRDPSKPPRSIMSLPCPRF, encoded by the coding sequence ATGCAAAAGACTGTTACGAAGCTGCTCATTGCTGTTAGTTTTATTTTAATAAGCGTCAGCAATATATATGCCCAGGATCCGCAATTTTCCCAATTTTATGCGGCCCCTTTATATATAAACCCTGCTTTTGCCGGCTCTACTGAGTTGAGCAGGCTAGGACTTAATTTTAGAAGTCAGTGGCCTTCTCTTCAGGCTAATTTTACTACGGCCTCTTTATATTTTGACCATTTCTTTGAAGACTATAATAGTGGAGTTGGAGTAATATTAAACGCTGACCGTGAAGGTTTGGCGGGTTTGCAGTCTATTGATCTGGGTTTGCAGTATGCCTATCAGCTCAGAATTACTCGTGAACTTACCTTTCGTCCCGGAGTAGAAGTCGCATTTTATAACCGTGATGTCAATTTTGACCGCTTGGTTTTTGGAGATCAACTGGATGAAAACGGACTTATTTCTGATGTGAGCGCCGAACAGTTCAACACTGGTACAAGTAAGTTTTTTGTAGACTTAACACTGGGAGGGCTTATTTTTAGTGAAAACTTTTATTTCGGGTATGCAGCTCACCATATAAACACTCCCAATCAGTCATTGGTAGAAGAAGAGAGCCGTCTGCAGATGAAAAGTACTTTCCATGGAGGTTACCGGTTCTTGCTGCCTGCCGGTTTTCGTAAATATGGGTTCAATGATAAGGGGCTTGAAAGAAGTCTGACACCAGCTTTTCAGTATAAAAGACAAGGTAACTTTGACCAGTTGGACTTAGGCATGTACCTGACTTACGAACCGGTTGTATTTGGATTGTGGTACCGTGGTTTACCTGTCAGACAACTGGAGGATTTCCCTAACAATGAATCTATCATTGCTTTGGTGGGGCTGATGGTTGGTGATCTGAATATAGGTTATAGCTTTGATTACACAGTGTCTGGCTTAGGCATACAAAGTGGTGGTGCTCATGAAATTTCTCTGGTTTATCACTTCTCTCTGCGTGATCCCAGCAAGCCACCCAGAAGTATTATGAGCTTACCTTGTCCACGTTTCTGA